In one Bacteroidota bacterium genomic region, the following are encoded:
- a CDS encoding PD40 domain-containing protein → MTQNEHYDNQPCFSKDGQFLYYASMPDTLQSDIYEFHVRKKIIRQVSNTPESEYQPQPIPYAKGKLSVIRVEMEKSQKLYEMSLDGSSFDLLTPNEDSVAYYCWMNDTTIGAYMLDGAGGMLQQFDMIPQQAIILMQGGFGRCLARIPGSSNLSYVQKGSDKKNTVMKFEMATEERMPVCELPDGVEDFCWGPDEKIYCGDKGVLYMFDTKSEGAKWESIGDFSETIGNFYRIAMSPMGDKIAIVSYKGEKP, encoded by the coding sequence ATGACCCAGAATGAGCATTACGACAATCAGCCCTGTTTTTCCAAAGATGGACAGTTCCTGTACTATGCCAGTATGCCCGATACTTTGCAGAGTGATATTTATGAATTTCATGTCCGAAAAAAAATAATCCGACAGGTATCCAATACTCCTGAAAGCGAGTATCAGCCACAGCCTATTCCTTATGCTAAGGGAAAGCTCTCCGTAATCAGAGTGGAAATGGAGAAATCACAAAAATTATATGAGATGAGTCTGGATGGTTCCTCCTTTGACCTGCTCACTCCCAATGAAGATTCCGTCGCCTATTATTGCTGGATGAACGACACCACCATTGGTGCGTACATGCTCGATGGTGCTGGCGGCATGCTACAGCAATTCGATATGATTCCACAACAAGCCATTATTTTAATGCAGGGAGGTTTCGGCAGATGTTTAGCGCGAATTCCCGGTAGCAGTAATCTGAGTTATGTTCAAAAGGGTTCTGATAAAAAGAATACCGTCATGAAATTTGAGATGGCTACAGAAGAACGTATGCCTGTTTGTGAATTGCCGGATGGAGTAGAAGATTTTTGCTGGGGACCCGATGAAAAAATCTACTGCGGAGATAAAGGTGTACTCTACATGTTCGATACAAAATCAGAAGGCGCTAAATGGGAATCCATCGGTGACTTCAGCGAAACCATCGGCAATTTCTATCGCATAGCCATGAGTCCGATGGGTGATAAGATAGCGATTGTCTCCTACAAAGGCGAGAAACCTTAA
- the uvrB gene encoding excinuclease ABC subunit UvrB — protein sequence MDFELTSDFKPTGDQPDAIIQLTNGLINGDVAQTLLGVTGSGKTFTIANVIQNVNRPTLILSHNKTLAAQLYGEFKQFFPKNAVEYFVSYYDYYQPEAYLPSSNTYIEKDLSINEEIEKLRLSTTTSLLSGRRDIIVVSSVSCIYGMGNPADFAENIIRIQSGMKISRNALLHRLVSSLYSRAGAEFKRGTFRVQGDTVDVFPAYMDLAYRLSFFGDEMEEIATIEPSTGKKYEKHEHLAIFPANIFVTSPSRQQQAIYDIQEDMVKQVDYFKENGRALEAKRIEDRVTFDLEMIRELGYCSGIENYSRYFDGRPTGQRPFCLLDYFPEDFLMVVDESHVTVPQIRAMYGGDRSRKVNLVDYGFRLPAAIDNRPLKFEEFESIIQQIIYVSATPSEYELQKSEGVIVEQVIRPTGLLDPPIEVRPVGNQVDDLLEEIEKVIKREERVLVTTLTKRMAEELAKYMTKLNIRCRYIHSEVETLERVEILRDLRLGVFDVLIGINLLREGLDLPEVSLVAILDADKEGFLRSNRSLTQTAGRAARNLNGKVIMYADKITESMQKTIEETDRRRSKQMAYNEANGLVPTALNKPKSGIHTHLENNKSNLSNAYIEKNEANVAADPVIQYMTKEQLDKAIQTARKNMEKSARELDFIDAAKFRDELFGLEAFLKKNSGNRWEPFN from the coding sequence ATGGATTTTGAACTTACCTCTGATTTTAAACCAACCGGTGATCAACCGGATGCTATAATACAGCTAACCAATGGTTTAATAAACGGGGATGTGGCCCAAACCCTGTTGGGCGTGACCGGTTCAGGTAAAACATTTACGATTGCAAATGTGATTCAAAATGTGAATCGCCCTACTCTTATCCTGAGCCATAACAAAACCCTCGCCGCTCAACTTTACGGTGAATTCAAGCAGTTTTTCCCTAAAAATGCGGTCGAATACTTTGTTTCCTACTACGATTATTATCAACCGGAAGCTTATCTCCCGAGCTCGAATACCTATATAGAAAAAGATTTATCCATCAATGAGGAAATCGAAAAGCTCCGGCTAAGTACAACCACTTCGCTTCTCTCCGGCAGAAGAGATATCATCGTGGTCTCCTCCGTTTCCTGCATTTACGGTATGGGAAATCCTGCTGATTTTGCAGAGAATATTATCCGTATTCAGTCGGGGATGAAGATCAGCAGGAATGCGCTCTTGCATCGGTTGGTGTCCAGTTTATACTCCAGAGCCGGTGCTGAATTTAAGAGAGGTACCTTCAGAGTTCAAGGCGATACGGTAGATGTTTTTCCGGCTTATATGGATCTCGCCTACCGTCTGAGTTTTTTTGGAGATGAGATGGAAGAAATTGCTACCATCGAACCCTCTACAGGAAAGAAATATGAGAAACATGAACATCTCGCCATATTCCCTGCTAATATCTTCGTGACCTCTCCCTCCCGTCAGCAGCAAGCCATTTATGATATTCAGGAGGACATGGTGAAGCAGGTGGATTATTTCAAGGAAAATGGCCGGGCGCTGGAAGCAAAACGGATTGAAGATCGTGTGACCTTTGATTTGGAGATGATCCGCGAGTTGGGCTATTGCTCAGGGATAGAAAATTATTCCCGCTATTTTGATGGTCGTCCTACTGGTCAGCGTCCGTTCTGTTTGCTGGATTATTTTCCTGAAGATTTTCTGATGGTGGTGGATGAGAGTCACGTGACCGTACCGCAGATCAGAGCGATGTATGGTGGAGACCGGTCACGAAAAGTGAACCTCGTGGATTACGGTTTTCGATTACCCGCAGCGATTGATAATCGTCCTTTAAAATTTGAAGAGTTTGAGTCGATCATTCAGCAAATAATTTATGTGAGTGCTACTCCTTCAGAATATGAGTTGCAAAAAAGCGAAGGTGTTATTGTAGAACAAGTCATTCGTCCAACGGGACTCCTCGACCCTCCTATCGAAGTGCGCCCTGTTGGCAATCAGGTGGATGATTTGCTCGAGGAAATTGAAAAGGTAATCAAACGGGAAGAAAGAGTGCTCGTCACCACACTGACCAAGCGGATGGCGGAAGAGCTGGCGAAGTACATGACGAAATTGAATATCCGTTGCCGCTATATTCATTCGGAAGTGGAAACACTCGAGCGGGTGGAGATATTGAGAGATCTTCGACTCGGTGTATTTGATGTGTTGATTGGTATCAATCTTTTGAGAGAGGGACTTGATTTACCGGAAGTATCGTTGGTAGCCATCCTGGATGCAGATAAGGAAGGCTTTCTACGCTCCAATCGTTCGCTCACACAAACAGCAGGACGAGCAGCAAGAAATCTCAACGGAAAAGTAATTATGTATGCAGATAAGATTACAGAAAGCATGCAGAAAACAATAGAAGAAACAGATCGCAGAAGGTCGAAGCAAATGGCCTACAACGAAGCGAATGGACTTGTCCCCACTGCTCTTAACAAGCCGAAGTCAGGGATTCACACTCATCTTGAAAACAACAAAAGCAATCTTTCCAATGCCTATATCGAAAAGAATGAAGCCAATGTGGCAGCGGATCCGGTCATCCAATACATGACGAAGGAACAATTGGACAAAGCCATACAAACCGCCAGAAAGAACATGGAAAAATCGGCGCGTGAGCTGGACTTCATCGATGCAGCGAAATTCCGCGATGAGCTCTTTGGACTGGAAGCCTTTTTAAAGAAAAATTCGGGAAATAGATGGGAGCCATTCAACTGA
- a CDS encoding FKBP-type peptidyl-prolyl cis-trans isomerase produces MSSTIDSVSYGLGVAIGNNLKNSGFDSVKVDIMSQALKEVFEGKATMKQEDADKIIQGYMAEKEKMKGQENVAKGKAFLEENKKKAGVQTTASGMQYIVMKEGTGAKPGLNDKVTTHYHGTLIDGTVFDSSVERGQPASFPVSGVIPGWTEALQMMPVGSKWKLFLPSELAYGERGAGGKIGPNSVLVFEVELLSIDAPDAPQGK; encoded by the coding sequence ATGAGCAGCACAATTGATTCAGTCAGCTACGGACTAGGTGTAGCAATCGGAAACAACCTGAAAAACAGTGGATTTGATTCTGTGAAAGTAGACATCATGTCCCAGGCATTAAAGGAAGTTTTTGAAGGCAAGGCGACCATGAAACAAGAAGATGCTGACAAAATCATTCAAGGCTACATGGCCGAAAAGGAAAAAATGAAAGGACAAGAGAACGTTGCGAAAGGAAAAGCATTCCTGGAAGAGAACAAGAAAAAGGCCGGCGTACAAACTACGGCTAGCGGCATGCAATACATTGTTATGAAAGAGGGTACCGGTGCTAAACCAGGCCTGAATGACAAGGTAACTACACATTACCATGGAACATTAATTGACGGTACTGTTTTCGATAGTTCTGTTGAGCGTGGACAGCCTGCAAGCTTCCCTGTTAGTGGTGTTATTCCGGGATGGACAGAAGCGTTACAAATGATGCCTGTTGGTTCTAAATGGAAATTATTCCTGCCTTCTGAGTTAGCTTATGGCGAGCGTGGAGCAGGTGGTAAAATCGGACCAAACAGCGTATTGGTGTTCGAAGTAGAATTGCTTTCTATAGATGCTCCTGACGCACCTCAAGGTAAGTAA
- a CDS encoding carboxymuconolactone decarboxylase family protein produces the protein MTYIKTGINKPGIIELLFYKGATGKALSNLAHTLLHGPSGLNPGERELIAAYVSKLNNCEFCCNSHTSAMQVHLNGQSEAALDFLRNNESVHLSEKLIFLLKIAEKVRMSGTAVLQTDIDFARKSGATDEDIHDTILIAAAFCMFNRYVDGLGTEKATAQEYQEMGQRMAKGYKYPPLFLRKFVLRLMK, from the coding sequence ATGACTTACATCAAAACAGGAATCAACAAACCGGGCATCATTGAACTTCTCTTTTATAAAGGTGCAACTGGTAAGGCCTTATCCAATCTGGCACACACCCTCTTACACGGACCTTCCGGATTGAATCCAGGTGAAAGAGAACTCATCGCTGCCTACGTTTCCAAACTCAATAACTGTGAATTTTGCTGCAACTCCCATACCTCAGCCATGCAAGTGCATTTGAACGGACAATCAGAAGCAGCCCTTGATTTTTTGAGAAATAATGAATCAGTACATCTATCCGAAAAATTAATTTTCCTTCTAAAGATTGCAGAAAAGGTGAGGATGAGTGGTACAGCCGTTCTACAAACTGATATTGATTTTGCAAGAAAATCCGGGGCTACTGATGAAGACATTCATGATACCATCCTCATTGCTGCAGCATTTTGCATGTTTAACAGGTACGTGGATGGATTAGGAACAGAAAAAGCAACCGCTCAGGAATATCAGGAGATGGGTCAACGAATGGCAAAGGGGTATAAGTACCCTCCGCTGTTTTTGAGAAAATTTGTTTTACGGTTAATGAAATAG
- a CDS encoding nuclear transport factor 2 family protein, translating into MKAKFKLILYTGILILFSSCSSNRDEQITTHEVIPSDTTSLPQSRIEINTLLDSFNIAAANADFDTYFNFFSEDAVFMGTDATENWNKSQYMEWSKPYFDKKETWNFKALERHVFFDKTGNLAWFDELLETQMKICRGSGVLMKEENNWKIKQYVLSMTIPNSEIDSVLKLKGKVEDQIIAKLKSK; encoded by the coding sequence ATGAAAGCAAAATTCAAACTAATACTATACACCGGAATTTTAATATTATTTTCTTCATGTAGTTCTAATCGCGACGAGCAAATTACTACTCATGAAGTGATCCCTTCTGACACTACTTCGCTACCTCAGTCACGTATTGAAATCAACACGTTGCTAGACTCTTTTAACATAGCAGCAGCGAATGCCGATTTTGACACTTATTTCAATTTCTTTTCGGAGGATGCAGTTTTCATGGGAACTGATGCTACTGAAAACTGGAATAAGTCACAATACATGGAATGGTCTAAACCCTATTTTGATAAAAAAGAAACATGGAATTTTAAAGCACTTGAACGACATGTGTTTTTTGACAAAACAGGAAACTTAGCCTGGTTTGATGAATTACTTGAAACTCAAATGAAAATATGCCGGGGATCGGGGGTGTTGATGAAAGAGGAAAATAATTGGAAGATAAAACAATATGTACTTTCAATGACCATTCCCAATAGTGAGATTGATTCGGTTTTGAAATTGAAAGGAAAAGTCGAAGATCAGATCATCGCGAAACTTAAAAGCAAATGA
- a CDS encoding OsmC family protein, whose product MAKEHSYKLTLKWTGNTGHGTSDYKSYERSHIIQSEQKVDIAASSDPAFRGDKTKHNPEELLIASLSGCHMLWFLHLCADAGVIVIDYEDHPTGTMIELETGGGRFKEVTLHPVVTLQNKEFAGKLNALHQRAHDLCFIANSVNFEVTHQPTAK is encoded by the coding sequence ATGGCAAAAGAACATTCCTACAAACTTACACTCAAATGGACAGGGAATACCGGCCATGGAACTTCCGATTACAAATCTTACGAGAGAAGTCATATCATTCAGTCGGAGCAGAAAGTGGATATTGCCGCTTCATCAGATCCGGCATTTCGTGGAGATAAGACTAAACATAATCCGGAAGAATTGCTCATCGCATCACTATCAGGTTGTCATATGCTCTGGTTTTTACATTTATGTGCAGATGCCGGAGTTATTGTAATCGATTATGAAGATCATCCGACGGGCACCATGATCGAATTGGAAACCGGAGGAGGGAGATTCAAGGAAGTAACCTTGCATCCTGTGGTGACCCTTCAAAACAAAGAATTCGCCGGAAAATTAAATGCCTTGCATCAACGCGCACATGATTTATGCTTCATTGCCAATTCGGTGAATTTCGAAGTAACACATCAGCCAACCGCTAAATAA
- a CDS encoding sterol desaturase family protein, whose product MLNVSALFIPIFLLFVLIEWYISYRKKDNTYASGNTVMNFTIGAIDQIGSLISFVLLFVVMEFVYNNYRLIENNNVWYQWVGGYFAVDFLSYWYHRWSHRVNILWAGHITHHSSEHFNFSNGFRTSFFQGINRIIFWAFLPLFGFSPIILIVIFKVSGLYDFLQHSAYIPKIKYIDKILVTPSAHRVHHGKNEVYIDKNYGSNFIIWDRLFGTYRDETEPVKFGITSAYIDNNPVTAIGGHYKFLWQTMLRTPRWTDKIKLWFMPPEWKPTAMLPISPPVTSSAIPVSTNLVHYAYFQLISCVAGIILLLVFKDFLSIMEISVISLVAISSMVNVTLIFNRNVSKNFEKQEMLRIIVGFLLVLINSYLSTDNYLWPVTLFLSVSLIFIFIISTFTNHENSISGSH is encoded by the coding sequence ATGTTAAACGTCTCTGCCCTCTTTATACCCATCTTCCTGCTATTCGTTTTAATTGAATGGTACATCAGTTACCGGAAAAAGGATAATACCTATGCGTCCGGAAATACAGTGATGAACTTTACGATTGGAGCTATCGATCAAATCGGCTCCCTGATTTCTTTTGTATTGTTATTTGTTGTGATGGAATTTGTATACAACAACTATCGACTTATAGAAAACAATAATGTCTGGTATCAATGGGTAGGGGGATATTTTGCGGTCGATTTTTTATCCTACTGGTACCACCGCTGGTCGCATCGGGTCAACATTCTTTGGGCGGGACATATTACTCATCATTCTTCCGAACACTTTAATTTTTCCAACGGGTTTCGCACTTCTTTTTTCCAGGGTATCAACCGGATTATCTTCTGGGCATTTCTTCCTTTGTTTGGCTTTTCTCCGATTATCCTCATCGTTATTTTTAAAGTTTCCGGCCTCTATGACTTTTTACAACATTCAGCCTATATACCCAAAATAAAATATATCGATAAAATCTTAGTCACCCCTTCGGCTCACCGTGTTCATCATGGAAAAAATGAAGTCTATATTGATAAAAACTATGGTTCAAACTTTATCATTTGGGATCGCCTGTTTGGTACATACAGAGATGAAACAGAACCGGTGAAATTCGGAATTACGAGTGCATATATTGACAATAATCCGGTTACGGCAATTGGAGGTCATTATAAATTTTTATGGCAAACGATGCTTCGCACTCCCCGCTGGACTGATAAAATCAAACTCTGGTTCATGCCACCGGAATGGAAACCAACGGCGATGCTTCCGATTTCTCCACCCGTGACTTCCTCCGCTATCCCTGTTTCTACCAATCTGGTACATTATGCCTACTTCCAACTCATCAGTTGCGTTGCCGGGATTATCCTCCTTTTAGTATTTAAAGACTTTCTTTCCATCATGGAAATAAGTGTAATCTCATTGGTGGCCATTTCTTCAATGGTCAACGTTACCTTGATATTCAACCGGAACGTCAGCAAGAATTTTGAAAAGCAGGAAATGCTTCGAATCATTGTGGGTTTCCTGCTCGTTTTGATAAATAGCTACCTGAGCACGGATAATTATTTATGGCCGGTGACTCTTTTTCTAAGTGTATCACTTATTTTTATTTTCATCATTTCTACGTTTACAAATCATGAAAATTCCATTTCCGGATCACATTAA
- a CDS encoding ammonium transporter: protein MKFKIGSYTSTIIFAILLIFAVVAAFYPAVHPDANGAFDTGNLAWMLTASGLVLLMTPGLSFFYGGMVHPRNIISTMLQTYIALGVVSIIWYVFGFSLAFGDDMGGWIGNPFTFFMFDNVGTMPHPTLGSGLPFVLFAAFQMKFAIITPALIIGAFAERIKFWSYLIFMCLFTVFIYCPLAHWTWHPDGFLFKWGVLDFAGGTVVHISAGLAALAGALVLGRRQIHKKNESHQPVNIPYVLLGTGLLWFGWFGFNAGSALAANSVAIIAFMNTMLASASAMLSWILLDAALGKKPSALGACIGAVVGLVAITPAAGFVDFGPAVFIGFAASVISNFAVHYKSKSDIDDTLDVFPCHGVGGIVGMIFTAVFAKEGGMITGSFTLMGYHLLALIIISAFTFGGSYLLLKLTERITPLRVHPEHEWMGLDISQHGESVNDNEL, encoded by the coding sequence ATGAAATTTAAAATTGGTTCATACACGAGTACCATCATCTTTGCCATTCTATTAATTTTCGCTGTCGTTGCTGCCTTTTATCCCGCTGTTCATCCTGATGCTAATGGAGCCTTTGATACAGGTAATCTGGCCTGGATGTTAACTGCATCGGGATTGGTATTACTCATGACTCCGGGGCTTTCTTTTTTTTATGGAGGTATGGTTCATCCGCGAAATATTATATCTACGATGCTTCAGACCTATATTGCGCTGGGAGTCGTTAGTATTATCTGGTATGTATTCGGTTTTAGTCTGGCTTTCGGTGACGATATGGGAGGATGGATTGGAAATCCTTTTACTTTTTTTATGTTTGATAATGTAGGCACGATGCCGCATCCCACTTTAGGGAGCGGATTGCCATTTGTTCTTTTTGCAGCCTTTCAGATGAAATTTGCAATCATCACTCCGGCGCTCATCATTGGTGCATTTGCTGAACGGATTAAGTTCTGGAGTTATCTGATATTTATGTGTCTGTTTACCGTTTTTATTTATTGCCCGCTCGCACATTGGACCTGGCATCCCGATGGTTTTCTTTTTAAGTGGGGTGTTCTTGATTTCGCGGGTGGAACAGTAGTACATATTTCAGCAGGTTTAGCTGCTTTGGCGGGAGCTCTGGTATTAGGACGCCGGCAAATTCATAAAAAGAATGAAAGTCATCAACCGGTGAACATCCCATATGTATTGTTAGGTACAGGTTTACTCTGGTTCGGATGGTTTGGATTTAATGCCGGCTCTGCCCTTGCCGCTAACAGCGTTGCCATAATAGCATTTATGAATACCATGTTAGCTTCTGCTTCAGCGATGCTGTCCTGGATTCTGCTGGATGCTGCTTTAGGAAAAAAGCCCTCAGCATTGGGTGCTTGCATTGGTGCTGTTGTTGGGTTAGTAGCGATTACCCCTGCAGCAGGATTCGTTGATTTCGGTCCTGCCGTATTTATAGGTTTTGCAGCGAGTGTTATCAGCAACTTTGCGGTACATTATAAATCCAAGTCTGATATTGATGATACACTGGATGTGTTCCCCTGTCATGGTGTGGGAGGTATAGTGGGAATGATATTTACTGCAGTATTTGCAAAGGAGGGCGGTATGATTACCGGATCTTTTACATTGATGGGATATCACCTGCTTGCTCTCATCATTATTTCTGCATTTACTTTTGGAGGTTCGTATCTTTTATTGAAACTGACAGAACGAATTACACCTTTGCGTGTACATCCTGAGCATGAATGGATGGGATTGGATATTAGTCAGCATGGTGAGTCCGTAAACGACAATGAATTATAA
- a CDS encoding response regulator produces MLTDKKFNVAIIDDDQLMRELLTDYLTSRFSGTVVTHYKTGEEALSENLKGQHLVLLDFHLSSNNHQGKNGLQVLKELCSTYTDLPVIVLSAQDNREIAMNIVKNGAWDYIIKNELAFDRLGIEVAKLMDRSDFESQHSDRVKFVRFSLVMATVLFFLLLSSKFM; encoded by the coding sequence ATGTTAACCGACAAAAAATTTAATGTAGCTATTATTGATGACGATCAACTGATGCGCGAATTGTTGACAGATTATTTAACATCACGTTTTTCCGGAACTGTTGTTACACATTATAAAACGGGTGAAGAAGCTTTGTCGGAAAATCTCAAAGGTCAACATCTCGTCTTGCTCGACTTCCACCTTTCTTCAAATAATCACCAGGGCAAGAACGGACTACAGGTATTAAAAGAATTATGTTCTACCTATACTGATCTTCCGGTTATTGTATTGTCAGCGCAGGATAATCGGGAAATAGCAATGAATATTGTAAAAAATGGTGCGTGGGACTATATCATCAAAAATGAACTTGCCTTCGATCGATTAGGAATAGAAGTAGCTAAATTGATGGATCGTTCTGACTTTGAAAGTCAGCATTCAGACAGAGTTAAATTTGTTCGATTTTCATTAGTTATGGCGACAGTTTTATTCTTTCTTCTATTATCCTCTAAATTTATGTGA